The Hymenobacter sp. YIM 151858-1 genome contains the following window.
GCGAGCCGCGGACATGCCGGTGGTGGCTTTTGCCGAGGAATACTCGCGGGCCATCATCAACAACCTAAACCCGGCCAGCATCCGCAAGATGGAGTTCTTCGACATCAGCGCGGTGGCTTACCTGACGGGCATTATCTGGTTTTACAAAAAGCACTTCCCGCGCTACTGCACCATTCCCCACGTGGTGGCCACGGCCATCCACAAGGACTTCAAGCACGTGCTCTCGATGCTGGAAACCGACCCCGAGTGCGCCGGCATGGTGCGCAGCATTGTGACGGCCGTGGAGCAGCGGGCTGAGAAGCAGGTAGCCGCCGTGGTGGGCACGCTGCAGGTGATACTGAACCGCATCAACTCCCCGGAAATCGTGTGGGTGCTCACGCCCGACGAGGCGAAAGGGGAGGGGTTCTCGCTGAACCTGAACGACCCCCAGCAGCCGGCATTGCTCTGCATCGGCAACGACCCCACGCTAAAGGAAACCTTTTCGCCGGTGGTCAGCTGCATCATCACCGTGGCCATCAAGCTCATGAACCAGCAGCACAAGCACCGCAGCTATGTGTTCCTCGACGAGGCCGCCACGGTGTACGTGCCGGGGCTGGAACTGCTGCCCGCCACGGCCCGCAGCAACAAGGTGGCCACCATCTACATGACCCAGGATTTGGCGCAGATGACCGACGCCTATGGGCCTGAAAAGATGAAGGTTATGGTCTCCAACCTCAACAACCAGTTTTTCGGTAAGGTCAACTCCCTCGACACGGCCAAGTTCATTTCCGAGCTCGTGGGCCGGGAGGACAAGCAGATGCACAGCACCAGCACCGGCAAGAGCCAGGGCGGGGCTGGCAGCCGCGGCAGCCACAGTTCCAACCTGAGCACCAGCTACCAGGAGCGCAACCTGGTGCGGGTGCAGGACGCCATCAGCCTGCAGCAGGGCGAGTTTATCGGGCAGACCGTGGAAACCGAGCGCACCTTCTTCCAGGGTATCATCTCCCGGGCCGATGCCACCCCGGAGCGTTTCCCGCTGCACCCGGTGGCCACGTTCGGCGACAGCGAAGAAGATAGCGCCGCCACGCTCACGGTGGTGGTTCAGGAGAACTACCGGCGCGTCAGCCAGCAGGTCCGAGAAACCCTGGCCCTGCACGCAAATACCTTAGCAGGAGCCACCAAGAACGAGGTCGAATAGCCTCGAAAACCCAGCAGAAAGGGACGTTAAGCCACTTTTTGCTGTTAAGTAAGTACCCAACACCTAGACTTCCATTCCGATGATGAAGAGCTTTTTTACGCCGGCCCCGGCCGGCCTGGACCCCGAGCAGCTCGCGGCCCGCCAGGAGCGGGAGCGCGGCGCCAACAACTCCATTGCCATCCTGATGAGCAACGGCCCGGCGCCGAGCCCGGAGAGCGTGGCCATCATGCAGCGCTACGTGGACGGCGAACTGAGCATCGACGAGGCCATTGAACTCAACGACGCGCTGCTGCTGGCGCGCTACCAGCCGGGCGCTTCCCCGGCCAGCCCCGAGGACCAAGCCGCGCGCTGATGGTAGCCGGCGACCGATTCAGCGACGAAAACGGAGTACGGATAAACCGGCTGGGCATTACCGACCCCCAGCAGCTGGCCCAGGCCGAAACCGACTCCTCGCTGCTGCGCCTGCAGCGGCTCAACCTGCAGGGCGGCATCCCCGGCGGGCGCTACGACCACGCCCACCTTAAGCAGGTGCACCAGAAGCTGTTTGAGGGCGTCTACCAGTGGGCCGGCGAAACCCGGGCCGACCGCGAGTTTCAGGGCCACAAGCCCACGTACGTCACCGGCTTCAAGGAAACGATGACCTACGCGCCCTACAAAGAGATTGAGCAGCGGCTGAATGCCATCGGCGCGCAGCTGGGCCAGGAGAACTACCTGAAGGGACTGTCGGAGGAAAAATTTGCCGAGCGCGCGGCCTACTACCTCGACCAGTACAACCACACCCACGCCTTTCGGGACGGCAACGGCCGCACGCTGCAGGCCACGTTTGTGCAGCTGGGCCAGGAGGCCGGCTACCAAGTCGACTTCGCTCGCATCGACCCGGCCACGCTCAACCGAGCCCGCGACCTGGCCATCGTGCGCCCTCACGCACCCGAAGAGGCAGCGAAGAACCTGCAGGCATTGAAAGCCATGTTTGAGCAGGTCATCAGCCCGGCGCCAGGCCTCGAAGCCGAACTGCGGCGCGACCCCAGCCAGGCGCGTCCCCTGGCCGCGTTGTCCCCGGAGATGAAAGCCATGGACGCTCGGCGCGAACTGGAAGTGACCGGCTACCGGGTGATGGACATCGTGGCCAACATGCCCGGCGCCGGCAATTACGAGAAGGGCGTGGCGGTAGGGAAGGGGGTAGAGGCAACGAACTTAAACCCCGCGGCAATTCAGAGCCACTTAAAGCAGTTTCAGCAGGCGGCGGAGAAGATTATCAAGCATCCCGCGTTGCAGGGTCCAGATGCGCGGCAGGACCAGACGGATGCCAGACGGTTTCGAGTAGCGGCGGAGAAGGTTCAGACGTTGGCGGTGGCAAAAGAGGCAGAAGCGAAGACTCCGCTGCCTATGACTCACGAGGAGGCTCAGGCTGTTTTCAAGCAAGCCGCTAAGCATGTTGCTCAAGCCCTGCGCGAGCACGGGAAGGGGCTCGACGCGGCCCGGCTGCAGGAAGTTGCCCGTCACGTAGAACGTACGCCTTTCATTGGGGGCCTAAATCGAGTGAATGTAGGCAAGGCCATCGATGCTGCAGAGCAGATTCCGGCTCTGAGAGGTAGCAGCGAAGTGGTCGACCTGAAAAGTGCGCTAAGCGTTATGGAGAAAGCACATCTGGTACAGGAACGTAGTCCAGCCAATATACCTAATCGTAATGCCGGAGGGATTGAGCGATGAAATCTGGTTCTGAAGAGCGAAGAACCCTAGCTAAAACTTATCTTATACTCCCGCTCAAAACCAGTCATTGTACGCTCATCATAGCTATTTATCCAATTGAGTTGCCCACCTTCCTGGACCTCTTTGGCGCGTCCTGTGCTGTGACTGAATGTTCCCGTTGAATAGCCCTTTTCCCCGAAGGGGCTAGCCAGCACAACCATTTCCTTGGCCTCTTTTAACCGGAAAACTCTATCGAACACATTTGCCTTAATGGCGATATTATCAAAGGACAATCGTTGTTGTACACTCGGGTAGATAATAGCTTCACCTCCAATCTCGCTTCCCATTATCTTGCCCGCAAAAAAGGCACTGAACAGGTAGTTAAGGTGGGAACCCGGCCGAACCAGCCGGGAGAAGGCATCGGCTAAGAATTCCACTTGGAGCGTAAAAAGCTCCCGTAAGTGAGGGGGGAATTGTCGCACTTGCTGCTCGAAGGCTTCACGTATCTCCCAAGTGCCTATGTTGATGCTGTCAGGTGGCTGATGTCCTATGATGCTAAAACAGCGCATGGGAGTGCTTTCTGTGTTTTCCCAGTGGCTGACTGTAATCAAATCGCCTTCCTCAGGTTTGAGCTCACTCAGAATGGTTAAGTAGTTAAACCCTGCATAGAGGACACTGCTTCTTTGAATGTTACACCGTCCGTATTTAGCAACTTTGTCGGCGGGGGGGTATTTGATTAAGCCAATATTTTGTAGGCGGCTATTGCTGCCAATGACCCGGCGATTAACCGTGACCCGCTGAATCTCGGTTATCACCTCGGGTCTTTCCAGCGCAAAAAACGTGGAGAATACATTATCCATGAGGGACAGCAAGCCCTGCTCCCAGGCAGGCGTCACATCCCCCGCGAGGTGGGTCCGCAAAACGTCAAGAAAAGCTTTTTTCTCAGCAAGTTGGGCGAAGGTAATATCTTGCATGCAGGTAGGAGAAAGAGCGTTTTGAGAGGGAGTAAAGCGTGAGCAGGTATGAAGGCGTTATTGTGCCGAGCCCAGCAACCTAGTTCAAAGATGCAGGGCTTTCGCGTACTTACCTATCTATCACCTTTCCCATGAGCTTTCCCTACCCTTGCCTCCTCCGTCCTATTTCAGCAGAGCTTCTGACAATCTCAGGTCAGGTAGTGGAGGTTCCCAAGGCCGAATTACAGCTTCGTCGGTGGCAAGGAGCCCCCTTGGCCGATACGTTTGGTGGTAAACCAGCCATCGATTTTGGGGGACGGCCCGTTTTTGCGGAGTTATGTGTATATGAGTTACTGCGACTCTCCGGCTGGCAGGCCCGTTGGGTGGAGACCTATGGTGCTGGGGCAATGAACCCGAAATACTTCACCAGCTGGGCCGACGCCGGGCTGGCCGGCCAAAAGCATGAGCCTATTCCGAATTCGGACATGCAGGCGTTACTCCAGCAGATTGCACACGCTAATGGTAACAGCTATGCCGGGTGTTGGGATATCGTCGGCTGGGCTGGCCCTGATGTGTTGTTTGCGGAACTGAAGCGCCGCAAAAAGGACCGATTGCGCCCTACACAGCCCCGCTGGTTAGCGGCGGCATTACAAGTGGGATTGCAGCCGACAAATTTTCTGCTGGTTGAATGGGATTTTGCTCCTGAGTAACACCAACGTTACCAGATGGCACAGACCTTATCCTAGCACCCTGCTCAATTGACTGAAACGAGGGGTTGTCCCAACCCAGTTATAGCAGAGTACCTGCACCTGCCATTTCTTTAATTGTTCTGCTATTTCAGCAGGAAGCTTTTCAGGTAATACCAGGACCAACTTAGCCGTGCGAGCAGCTGAACTGTAAAGCAGGAGTTGTCCCAGGCCCGTACAGATAGTCTGAGTTGTCACGCTGGTTTTTACCTCGAAGAGCACCAGCAGGTCACGGCCTTCCATCAGCATTAAGTCCCGATGACGGTCATTGCGTACTGTCCAACCGCGTGAAGCAGCTAAGCCACCTAGGCGTTGGGCCAACTCGTTAACCACGAGGCCATGCGTAAAATCCATGGACCCTGCGCTCGAACGCGTTGTAGCGCCAGACTTCTCCTGAGCAAAAATGCGGTTATCTATCTGCAGCAAGGAGGAAGCAATACCTGTTAAGCCTGTGTTTGCCCCGGCTTCCTTTACCCGCTGAACTTCCTGAACAAAAGTGGCCAATTGTTGACCAAAGAATTTCGAGCGCAACTGGCCGACTATGAAGCATTCGGTTTGCTCGCCATTCTCTTCGTGCAACCAGACCTTCTCGCTGCGGCACTCGTTGAGCATAAGGCCGCGCCCAACGCCCGCCTTGCCCCCACCGATGTGGCCGCGATGTAATACGATAGGGCTGTTTTCTTCATCCAATGCGAAGACAGCTCCCACGCGCCTTGGCCGGTGACTGTAATCCTGAAAGTTGATTTGGACAACCATGGACGGGCTTTTGCCCACGCCAAATGCGTTCCATTGCAGGTGGCCAGGACTCGTCCAAATATTAAGTTTAGGCGAAAAGTTGGCATCAGTAGCGGCCGTACCGCCCCGATGGCCAATGGTGAAGTCTGGTCGGTGTTCTGGAAAAATGGTATTGCTGTCGAGCAGCGCCCGAAATTCGGTGTACAGTTTCTTTACCTGCTTTGGGTCGCTGACAAGGGTGAGCATAGGGAGGTCGCTGCTCCTAGATTAATTGGTTACACCTCAACACGATTCGAATCTCAGCTGCCGCGGCCTCGGCCGCTCCCTTACGTCGACTCATCCACTCAGCATATAGGGAATGGCGGCATTCAGTAGGAATAGGCAAGCGGTATAGGTGGAGATACAGGAAAACCATGTCATACCAGTAGTCGGTATGAGCTTCAGGAGGGTAACCCCAGTGGTGAAAGCTGCGGTGTAGATAGCTGTTGACTGCAAAGTTATCGTTGGCCCGTAGGTACAGTTTTGAAGAGGCCTTCAAGTGCTGGACCTTTTTGCCCATCTCTGCGTGGAGACCGGCATCATCTAAGCTCGGCCAAGATTTTTGGGCGTATGCATACCAATTAAAAGCATGGCCCAGATTAATGATGGTTTGTGTCGTTTCAAGACTCAGCCCTGTATTCATAGTTGATATAAAACTAGAATTACTCGGCAGCGCGAATTGTGCTACCTCCATGCTGGGTAACGCGAGGCCTAGTTACAATCTTAATAGGCTGTTGTGTTACAAGCTTATTCGTCGCTTTCGTTGCCCATAGGAACGCTTCACCGGGACCAAGCTGCGAGAGGTCGGCAGGAGTCAGTTTGTCAAACTGAACAATGGACTTTTGCACATGCTTAAGCCATTGTGGCGAGTTGAACCGGTGGATAAGCACCGCTGTGCTCAGTTCGATGATGGCATTAGGCAAGCTCGGTGGGTCTTGGCTGGCTATTAACAGGCTTACGCCTTTATGCCGCATTTCCCGGATAGCCGTTACAATACTGCCAGTCAACTCTTGGTTGCCCATGTACTTATGGGCTTCATCAAATACAATGAATTTGTTGAAGGGCTGTCCATCAGGCAAGCGGGCATTCGCGAAGATGTTAAGCATGATGACGAACAGGCCTAGCGCATCATCCTGGTCCAAGAACTCATCGCGTAAATCCACTACGAGCAACCGACCAGGGGCCATTAGCTGACCTAATCGCACGGAATCATCTAAGTACTCTGCCGCGAGGGTTAAGCGGGACAATGCTAACTCGCGTTGCGAGGTGTTCAATAAGGCAGAATTCTGGATAGCATTGCGTAGTCCAATCAATGTCAGGTTCCCCCGCAAATCACGCATTATGCTGTTTAGGTGCTTCATGTACAACGCTTGGCTACCAACTGCACCCATCAGGAAGCGCCAATCTTGAATGCTCAGTTCAGCTGAGGACAAGGCTAGTGGCTCTACTCGCAAGTCAGGATACTCTGCTTGGCGCTCCGCGAGCTTCGCTTTTGGCACCACCAACACAACATCATCGATTCCCTGAGGACGGGCATCATACCACTCTCGCAAGCGGCTTACCTCGCCCGGCCGGCGGTTAGGCGAAGTCATTGAAGTAAACTCAGGTTTGTAGTCCTGACTTTCGCTGTAATGAAAAATCACACCAGCTAGGGGTTTTGGTAACGCATTTACGTGCGGTATAGACTGCAATACCATCTCCGTAATAGTGCCAATGGAATAGCTTTTGCCAGCTCCTTGGACACCAAACAAGCTGATGGTCTGCGTCCCATTTAAGTCCAGCGCCACACCCTGGCCATGCATCGTTCGTCCAAGCATGCCATACTGCGATGAAGCCTCGTTTTCACCTACATAAATGTTGTAAGCAGGAGACGCATTTTCCGAAAGGGGAGTGCTCTCATCATTAGGCAAAACAGCATTTGACTCAGGATGCGTTGCAGTTTCATTAGCGACTGCATCCAATGGCCTGCTTGAGGCTGAATCGGTTGGCTCGGAAGAAGGGATGGTCGTATCTGTTGCCTGTCCTTCCTGTTGAGAAACATCAGTTGCTGATGTGGGCTTATTCTGCGGATTGCTATCTGCGGTGAGGGGTCTATCGTTATTGCTTATGATGGCAATGGTGTCCGAAGCCGGTGAAGGATTGGGGAATGGAGTAGCAGCTATTTCGGTTGGCCTACGGCGAGTAAGGTCTGTGCGTAGTCGATGCCATTCTGGAGTAGGACGGCGGGTATTGAAAGTAGATTCAGGGTCCAACAAGGCTTCTATTCCTGGACGTCCGATGCGATAATAGACAGTATCCCCATATTCATCACGCTGGACTTTTACCGGATTGTCAAGATTGAAAACAATGCCTCGACGGGTAAACTCCATCTGATAAGGCATACTAGTTAGCTGCGTCAGAAATAGCCTCAGACGTTCGGGTTCACCTTCCGTCAGCAAGCCATACCGGGCAGCACGCTCCGCATAGAACTGCAACAATTCACTTAGCTCACGGCTGCGTAAAGGTTGGTCGAAGCGGGTGTGATTAGCGAAATGTTCAAAGTCGAACCGTTGCCTTAAGTGCGAAATAGTATTCGTCAACTGGTCGCTTATCTGTTCATACAAATGGCTCCACTCTCCGGTGCTCAACTCAGCCGTCCTAACCTTTATTTCCACCACCTGTACGTGGATAGTATTGGTTGTTGGGTCAACATCTATCAACAGGAGGTCCGCCCGGCTTTGACTTGTGTTTTCCTCATTTGCCTTGAAAAAGTGCTGATGAAGGTCAATAGGAATGATGAACTGGTAGTTCAGCAGGCCTTGTTTCTCCAATAGTCGTTTTGCTAGTGCAATACCTGCGTATTCAAGCACTTTAGCTTGGTGGGGCTGGTTGCTAAGCTTCATCACCAGCGAGCCACTGACAGTACGCAAGTCGTTAAGTACTGCCTGGGTCAATGAGGCCAGTGGAGCAGGCGCAATTGTCCCTGTAAGCACCTGCATAACGGGTGATAGCAGATGAACGAGTTCAGCACCTGGCTTGCTGGTCAGGAAAGTGGAGACACCTAAGAACTGTTGGCCTGGTAGGTAATCTAGCAGAAACGGGACTTGGCCTTCCTCCACGGGTAGGTCAAATAACTCTGGACCTAAGTGGCGGTCGAAGGTGACAACCCAATCGGAATAGGTGTGAATCTTATCAATCAGAACACTCTCGGGGCCACCCAATCTCAACTCGGTAGCCGGAAGGGAGGCAGTGGGTTTACCTGCCAAGCACGTCGCCGTAAATTCGCTGAGGTAGCCAAAGGCTTGGTGCAATACTTCTCCCACTGCCCCTGCACTAGCCTCTGGCCTGTTGCCCGGCGTAATGTAGCGCGTCCAAGTGTACGTGTCTGGTGACTGCGTAGCGCGAAAATCAACGTGTGGCTCTATTATCAAGCCATCCAGGTGAAATGATGAGGCGATTTGAGAAGGAACCTGTATGCGTGGTGTTAGTGGGAATGGATTGATAACGAAGCTCAGATGAGCGTCGGCTACGGCGGAGGTACGTCCGAACTCTTCAGTTGAATTAATGCTTAGCCGGAGCTTGGGGAATAAACGGTTGCGCGCTGGCTGGGCAAAGGTTTCAGCTTCCTCCGTTAAGGTCGTAGCGGGATTTAGCAATCGGTTGAATGCCTCTCCTTCTTGGACTAGCGAACGATGCGAGGTAAATAGCCGGATTTCGTACCGCACCGATTTGAAAGGTGCATACTGTTCCAGTTTCACTAAAACATCGTTAAATACCTGCCCCTCGCCCGGATTGAAAATGTTAATCGTTAGCTGCTCAGTGTAAGGATGCAGCTTGAGGTAGTTCTTGATGTGATGGATTACTACATCGGCATCAACGTCATTTTCGATAACACTGCTAGTACCTCGTAGGTCGAGCACATGCTGTAAATACTGCACAAGCGAACGGCTAGAACCTGCTGCCGACAAAGTTGTATCGTTGCCACCAATAGCAGTTCGAGTAAAGACGCCCCAGCCGAAACATAATTCGCCAGCATACTCATAAGGCTGCACCTCCGAATCCTTCACCAGCAATGGGTGATTGGTGGGCTGCAGCTTGCCGAAGAATAGGCGCTCTATGTCATCAGACCAGTGCGGTAGCTGTTGGTCCAGCTGGTCACGGGTCATTTCTTCCCAGCGTTCAAACAAGTTGAGCAGTGAAAGCTGCCAGCCTAAGCGTAAAGGGTGTATGGGAGGCACCAACAACGCAGCGTAGCGCTCCTGGGTATCGGGTAGCTTGCCGCCTAGCGAGACCATATCCAGCTGCTGCACGGCCACCAATAGTTCCTGCAGATTAGCTCTGCTCAACTCTGTCAAAGTAGGCCAGCGTTCCTGCTCATGCTTGAGGCTAGCTAGCAAATCGGTATAAGCCTGCACGTAAGCCGTTGCGGCTTCCCGATGTTGAGCCAGGTCAAATGTTTCGAAGATGCCGTTTTTAGTAGCAACACTTTCACTTACCAGCGCAAAGAATTCGCGGCGAGCTGAAAGGAACGGGAGTGCCCCAGCATAATCATTCAATGCACTGGTTTCAGGTGTCAGTGCATCGGCAGCCAGCGGTTGGCCTGCTACTGGAGCTTCCACCATCAACCGTCCCAGCCCAGCTGGGTACTGTAGCAAATGCTGCTGGAGCAACCGCAGCTTCGATGAAACGGCCAGTTGAAAGCTATAAGGCGAGTCCTTGTATTTGATTTGAAAGTTTGAGGCTGTCTGTTTCTCTGGCTCATTGAGCCAACGCCATTCGTCTTCGTCGGGAACAAGACGTCGCGCACTAGGCTCCTGCTTGCGAAGGAGCAAGTCAAGGCGGTAGCGGAAATAGCTCTGCAGCACGCTGGAGACCTTCTCCCGACGAGAAGTTTCTACTTCGGTTCCCCCCTCTATCTGCTCGGCTTCAAAGTAGAAAATCTCTGTGTCCGAAGTCCAGCGGCCTCTTATTTCATGCCGATTGGCAGCGTCGCCTTGCTGTTCCTGCACTCGTTTCCACTCGGCCTGCGCCTCAGAATCCCGGAAGTCATCGTTTGTATTGAGGACGTTGCCGCGGGTATCAAGAGCAAAGACGCGTAAGAAATACTCACCGGGCTCCAGCAAGTTGGCATCAAACTTCATCTCACGGGTACGGCTCTTACCCTGTGTTCCCCCGCTGACCCAGCGGTCGAACTGCGGAATGGCACAAGCATAATTACCTGCCCCCACCACCTGCATCAAGTCAGCCTGGAAATGGGCTAAGTCTGCAATGTTCGTCGGCTTAGGGTCGGTGCTAAGCTTTACTTTGACTTTCACCGGGGTGGCCAGGTTGCCAACTAGTTCCAGTTTGCCTTCTTCATCCCGTTTGAGGACGGTGCTAGGGTAGCCCTTTATCTCCTCAATAGTTAGTTTGGGTGGCTGGCTGTGGTGTAGCTCCGCGATAGGCCAGTTTTCGAAGTATAGCTGAGGATACTGCTCTGCAATCAGGGTAGTCAGGGCGGCCTGCGACTTCGCTAAACTGTTGTTGCGCAATAGGTGAGCCAGTTCCAGCTGCAGAGTATTAGGATTGGCTGGAATGGGGAGAGATGCAAGCCGTTCGTAAACCCCCTTATTGAATTCGCACAGTGTATTGATGCACTGTTGGTTGTAATTGAGGCGAGCTGGAATTTTAGCTACGTTACTCAACAAGTCACCATCAGGAATAAGGTCAAGCAAGTGCAACGCATGGCCAGTGCGCTGGGCATTGGTCGGGTCTTCGAGTACTCGGAGCAAAAACTTGTTTCGCTTCTCTACACTAATACCGCTTTCCATGAACTTGAACACAGCTGCGAACGGCCCCTCTGTCAGGTGCTGGGCTACCGCCTGTTCGCGCAGCCGCTGATTGATGCGTTGTTCGATGTCGCTCAAATCAAGCTCCGAGAATGTCGCGTTACCAAGCGAGTCTTCGGCAGCTGTGCGTAGTGTAGCCGGGCAAAGGACCAGAAGAGGAGCCGCTTCGAGGTTACGCCGCTCAATAAGCTTCGTAGCCTGAATGTAGCGCGATTCTCCCGCTGGTGGGCTTTGGCTCAAAATGTAGCATTCCAGCTTTGGCGCAGCTTGCGTAAACCGTTCCCAAAGCACTTCCAGCACCTGGTCGGCCACACCACCCAGCTTCATGCAGTGGCCGTTGGGAGCACTAAGCAGCAGCGGCGTGAATTTTTGCTCAATAGCATCAATAACGTTATCGACGTAGGACATCAGGCAGGTTGCGAATTGAGCGTATAGCGGGGACGAATTTTTTGAAGCAGGTAAGCGTCGCTCAGTTGCGTGTAGAAGCCTATTTGCCGGAGTTTGTACTTAAGGGCTTCCACGTTCTGGCTGAATGCCTGATGAGTGCGCAGGTCGGAGTCCTGAAAGCGGGGCAGGCTCAGGCCATTGATGACAAGCCCGTAGCGCTGATGTAGATGCTCTGTGAATTCTTCGATGGAAACCGCCGTGCTGTAGTAAGTGTCGGCAGCATCATCGGCGCGCAGAACGCTGATTTGGACCAGCGCCTCAAGCAGCCGGGTACCCAGCACGAAGCGACGTTTGTGGCGCCGGCTTTTGCCTTGGGCCAGCATGCCGTTTTCCGTGTTCTTTAGCAAAAGCGAATCCAGCAGGTTCGTATGGTAAAGCTGATGGAAAGCGCCGCGCACGTACAAGAACACGGCCATGTAGCGGTTTATGTCGTCCGTTTCCAAAGCCACCAGGTCATCCAGTGTCTTGTGAAGTTCGGGCGGAGTGCCTTTGTACACTTCGTTTAGTTGCTGACGGCAATGCGCCATAAAACCAGGCTCCTGCTCACTGATAGCAGTTACTGCCCGTTTCAGTCGCTCGGCAGCAGGTAGGTCACGGGCGTCAAAAGGCAGGGCAGCCAAGCTGTTGTTGATGGCAAATACTGCGCGTATGTAATCGGGAAGGCTATTGTAGAACTGGGTGGCATCTTCCATCGCCAACTGGCCAGCTGCACTATCAGGCTCTTCCGTCACATCTAGCACAATATCAAGTGGGCGCTCAGGTGGGAGAGCACCAGTACTCACCAGTTCTGGCACGTAGCGGATAAGACGCAGCAGATATAAGCTGAGGTGAAACCCAGTCAGCGTTTTTAGATAGTCCAGTAGCACGTGCCGAGGGATTACACCCCGGTATTGCAACAGTCGATGCACATCATCGCAGTAGATGGTTGCTTCTTCGGGCAGAAGAGGACCTATTTTATCGAAGACTGGTTTGGCGTCGCCCGTGGCATCAGGCTGGGATTTCTGCACGACATCAATCATGCGGAGCAAACCCAGCGAGTCAATATCAAGCAGCTGGCTAGGACTTACGGTGCTAGATGTTTTATCCCAACCTTCACTCAGGTAGTTCTGCAACTCCTCGCGAACCGCTGGCCGCACTGACAGCATCGAGTAAACCTGGTCAGCTGAGTTGTAGTCGCGAGTGTTCTTCTGGTTGCGGATTCGGTAGCTAAAGAGGTGGATAGGCTTTAGAGATGTGAAAGTCTCTTTGTCAGGGCCTTGCCCCCGGTAAACCATGTCCATTAGGTTGGCCCGTAGCCAGCCGCGCACTGCCAGCGGGTTCTCGCGGATGCCACTGGCTTGGCCTGCTGCTTCCATGTCGGCAAATACCTGCATCAACTCCTTTTCTCCCACTTGCTTATTGGCCTGGCTCACCCGGCTTCTGGTGCGCCCGCCGTTGTGTTTAAGCAGCACATACAAGTTTACCAGCGTACGGTCCAGATTAATTTGCTTCGCAT
Protein-coding sequences here:
- a CDS encoding ATP-binding protein; translation: MSYVDNVIDAIEQKFTPLLLSAPNGHCMKLGGVADQVLEVLWERFTQAAPKLECYILSQSPPAGESRYIQATKLIERRNLEAAPLLVLCPATLRTAAEDSLGNATFSELDLSDIEQRINQRLREQAVAQHLTEGPFAAVFKFMESGISVEKRNKFLLRVLEDPTNAQRTGHALHLLDLIPDGDLLSNVAKIPARLNYNQQCINTLCEFNKGVYERLASLPIPANPNTLQLELAHLLRNNSLAKSQAALTTLIAEQYPQLYFENWPIAELHHSQPPKLTIEEIKGYPSTVLKRDEEGKLELVGNLATPVKVKVKLSTDPKPTNIADLAHFQADLMQVVGAGNYACAIPQFDRWVSGGTQGKSRTREMKFDANLLEPGEYFLRVFALDTRGNVLNTNDDFRDSEAQAEWKRVQEQQGDAANRHEIRGRWTSDTEIFYFEAEQIEGGTEVETSRREKVSSVLQSYFRYRLDLLLRKQEPSARRLVPDEDEWRWLNEPEKQTASNFQIKYKDSPYSFQLAVSSKLRLLQQHLLQYPAGLGRLMVEAPVAGQPLAADALTPETSALNDYAGALPFLSARREFFALVSESVATKNGIFETFDLAQHREAATAYVQAYTDLLASLKHEQERWPTLTELSRANLQELLVAVQQLDMVSLGGKLPDTQERYAALLVPPIHPLRLGWQLSLLNLFERWEEMTRDQLDQQLPHWSDDIERLFFGKLQPTNHPLLVKDSEVQPYEYAGELCFGWGVFTRTAIGGNDTTLSAAGSSRSLVQYLQHVLDLRGTSSVIENDVDADVVIHHIKNYLKLHPYTEQLTINIFNPGEGQVFNDVLVKLEQYAPFKSVRYEIRLFTSHRSLVQEGEAFNRLLNPATTLTEEAETFAQPARNRLFPKLRLSINSTEEFGRTSAVADAHLSFVINPFPLTPRIQVPSQIASSFHLDGLIIEPHVDFRATQSPDTYTWTRYITPGNRPEASAGAVGEVLHQAFGYLSEFTATCLAGKPTASLPATELRLGGPESVLIDKIHTYSDWVVTFDRHLGPELFDLPVEEGQVPFLLDYLPGQQFLGVSTFLTSKPGAELVHLLSPVMQVLTGTIAPAPLASLTQAVLNDLRTVSGSLVMKLSNQPHQAKVLEYAGIALAKRLLEKQGLLNYQFIIPIDLHQHFFKANEENTSQSRADLLLIDVDPTTNTIHVQVVEIKVRTAELSTGEWSHLYEQISDQLTNTISHLRQRFDFEHFANHTRFDQPLRSRELSELLQFYAERAARYGLLTEGEPERLRLFLTQLTSMPYQMEFTRRGIVFNLDNPVKVQRDEYGDTVYYRIGRPGIEALLDPESTFNTRRPTPEWHRLRTDLTRRRPTEIAATPFPNPSPASDTIAIISNNDRPLTADSNPQNKPTSATDVSQQEGQATDTTIPSSEPTDSASSRPLDAVANETATHPESNAVLPNDESTPLSENASPAYNIYVGENEASSQYGMLGRTMHGQGVALDLNGTQTISLFGVQGAGKSYSIGTITEMVLQSIPHVNALPKPLAGVIFHYSESQDYKPEFTSMTSPNRRPGEVSRLREWYDARPQGIDDVVLVVPKAKLAERQAEYPDLRVEPLALSSAELSIQDWRFLMGAVGSQALYMKHLNSIMRDLRGNLTLIGLRNAIQNSALLNTSQRELALSRLTLAAEYLDDSVRLGQLMAPGRLLVVDLRDEFLDQDDALGLFVIMLNIFANARLPDGQPFNKFIVFDEAHKYMGNQELTGSIVTAIREMRHKGVSLLIASQDPPSLPNAIIELSTAVLIHRFNSPQWLKHVQKSIVQFDKLTPADLSQLGPGEAFLWATKATNKLVTQQPIKIVTRPRVTQHGGSTIRAAE
- the mads7 gene encoding methylation-associated defense system protein MAD7, producing MAIKMPKLPFRNEQIFFIDAKQINLDRTLVNLYVLLKHNGGRTRSRVSQANKQVGEKELMQVFADMEAAGQASGIRENPLAVRGWLRANLMDMVYRGQGPDKETFTSLKPIHLFSYRIRNQKNTRDYNSADQVYSMLSVRPAVREELQNYLSEGWDKTSSTVSPSQLLDIDSLGLLRMIDVVQKSQPDATGDAKPVFDKIGPLLPEEATIYCDDVHRLLQYRGVIPRHVLLDYLKTLTGFHLSLYLLRLIRYVPELVSTGALPPERPLDIVLDVTEEPDSAAGQLAMEDATQFYNSLPDYIRAVFAINNSLAALPFDARDLPAAERLKRAVTAISEQEPGFMAHCRQQLNEVYKGTPPELHKTLDDLVALETDDINRYMAVFLYVRGAFHQLYHTNLLDSLLLKNTENGMLAQGKSRRHKRRFVLGTRLLEALVQISVLRADDAADTYYSTAVSIEEFTEHLHQRYGLVINGLSLPRFQDSDLRTHQAFSQNVEALKYKLRQIGFYTQLSDAYLLQKIRPRYTLNSQPA